A section of the Streptomyces sp. CG1 genome encodes:
- a CDS encoding class I SAM-dependent methyltransferase → MTRSDGYLLDNQQNEAGQRFDAFAALFDPTTFRHIEALGIGPGWRCWEVGAGGTSVVSWLAEKAGSTGKVVATDIDTSRIAAVARPPVEVRVHDVGAEEPPGEGFDLVHARLVLVHVPDRAKALRSMIQALRPGGRLLIEDADPALQPLPCPDECGPDQQLANRLRQGFRKLLAERGADLSYGRKLPRLLREAGLSGVEADAFFPLTSPACTALEAATVRQIRDRLVTAGLATDEDIDRHLANVEAGAMDLATAPMISAWGRKA, encoded by the coding sequence ATGACGCGATCCGACGGATACCTCCTGGACAACCAGCAGAACGAGGCGGGACAGCGCTTCGACGCCTTCGCCGCCCTCTTCGATCCCACGACCTTCCGGCACATCGAAGCGCTCGGTATCGGGCCTGGCTGGCGCTGCTGGGAGGTCGGGGCCGGCGGCACCTCCGTGGTGTCCTGGCTGGCCGAGAAGGCGGGTTCCACCGGCAAGGTCGTCGCGACCGACATCGACACCTCGCGGATCGCTGCCGTCGCCCGTCCGCCGGTGGAGGTCCGTGTCCACGACGTGGGCGCCGAGGAACCGCCGGGTGAGGGCTTCGACCTGGTCCACGCCCGGCTCGTCCTCGTCCATGTCCCGGACCGCGCAAAGGCGTTGCGGTCCATGATCCAGGCCCTGCGGCCCGGCGGCCGGCTGTTGATCGAGGACGCCGACCCCGCCCTCCAGCCCCTGCCCTGCCCCGACGAGTGCGGCCCCGACCAGCAGCTGGCCAACCGGCTGCGCCAGGGCTTCCGCAAGCTGCTCGCCGAACGTGGCGCCGATCTGTCGTACGGCCGCAAACTCCCGCGTCTGCTCCGCGAGGCCGGCCTGAGCGGTGTGGAGGCAGATGCGTTCTTCCCGCTGACATCGCCTGCCTGTACAGCCCTGGAGGCCGCGACGGTCCGTCAGATCCGGGACCGGCTCGTCACCGCCGGACTCGCCACCGACGAGGACATCGACCGGCACCTCGCCAACGTCGAGGCGGGCGCCATGGACCTGGCCACGGCGCCGATGATCTCGGCGTGGGGGAGGAAGGCGTAG
- the corA gene encoding magnesium/cobalt transporter CorA, giving the protein MSMAGNLRKVTGLGRVGGLRKVARLARRRPRVDLSHPVRSPLGSSVVNCVTYRDGVRVPQCTDLVDAVRMVRKTGEGFVWLGLHEPTDREFAGIAELFDLHPLAVEDAVEAHQRPKLEHYGDTLFAVFKTVCYVEHEKLTATSEVVNTGEIMVFLGEDFVITVRHGRHGSLGPLREELEAHPSQLSKGPAAVLHAIADHVVDDYLHVTDAVQADIDQVETEVFSEHGARLDPGRIYQMKRELLELKRAVVPLGRPVEDLATRPIRVVAPEIQTYFRDVLDHLIRAKEQIAAFDELLNSILQAHLAQVTVAQNEDMRKITAWAAVIAVPTMVCGVYGMNFDHMPELHWRFGYPLVMVVMAGACLVLYRGFRRNGWL; this is encoded by the coding sequence ATGTCCATGGCGGGGAATCTGCGGAAGGTCACGGGGCTGGGCAGGGTCGGCGGCCTGCGCAAGGTGGCGCGGCTGGCCCGGCGGCGGCCGCGCGTGGACCTGAGTCATCCCGTCAGGTCACCGCTGGGCTCGTCGGTGGTCAATTGTGTGACGTACCGGGACGGTGTGCGGGTACCGCAGTGCACGGACCTGGTGGACGCCGTGCGGATGGTGCGCAAGACCGGCGAGGGATTCGTCTGGCTGGGGTTGCATGAGCCGACGGACCGTGAGTTCGCGGGCATCGCCGAGCTGTTCGACCTGCATCCGCTGGCGGTGGAGGACGCGGTCGAGGCCCATCAGCGCCCGAAGCTGGAGCACTACGGGGACACGCTCTTCGCTGTGTTCAAGACCGTCTGTTATGTGGAGCACGAGAAGCTGACGGCGACCAGCGAGGTCGTGAACACCGGCGAGATCATGGTGTTCCTCGGCGAGGACTTCGTCATCACGGTCCGCCACGGCCGGCACGGCTCACTGGGTCCCCTGCGCGAGGAGCTGGAGGCACATCCGTCCCAGCTCTCGAAGGGCCCGGCGGCGGTGCTGCACGCGATCGCCGACCATGTCGTCGACGACTATCTGCACGTCACGGACGCGGTGCAGGCCGACATCGACCAGGTCGAGACGGAGGTGTTCTCGGAGCACGGCGCACGGCTCGACCCCGGTCGCATCTACCAGATGAAGCGTGAACTGCTGGAGCTGAAGCGGGCGGTGGTGCCGCTGGGCCGCCCGGTGGAGGACCTGGCCACCCGGCCCATACGGGTCGTCGCGCCGGAGATACAGACCTACTTCCGGGACGTGCTCGACCATCTGATCCGGGCCAAGGAACAGATCGCCGCGTTCGACGAACTGCTCAACTCGATCCTGCAGGCCCATCTCGCGCAGGTGACCGTCGCGCAGAACGAGGACATGCGGAAGATCACGGCCTGGGCCGCGGTGATCGCGGTGCCGACGATGGTGTGCGGGGTGTACGGCATGAATTTCGACCACATGCCGGAGCTTCACTGGCGGTTCGGCTATCCGCTGGTCATGGTCGTGATGGCGGGGGCGTGTCTGGTGCTGTACCGGGGCTTCCGGCGCAACGGCTGGCTCTGA
- a CDS encoding uridine kinase, with amino-acid sequence MRLEAITWDRLAELLADRLAGLESADGGAWLRVGFDGAPAARPGDLAERVGEALRVRGRPSLVVGAEGFLRPASLRLEHGRRDAESYYGGWFDTGALWREVFGPLDPGGSGRVLPDLWDPATDRATRSPYVQLPPGGILLLHGPLLLRHWFPFDLTVHLLLSPGALRRRTPETDHWTLPAFERYENETDPAAMADVLVRADDPRHPAWSG; translated from the coding sequence GTGCGACTCGAAGCGATCACCTGGGACCGGCTCGCCGAGCTGCTCGCCGACCGGCTGGCCGGACTGGAGTCGGCTGACGGCGGCGCCTGGCTGCGTGTCGGCTTCGACGGGGCCCCGGCCGCCCGGCCCGGTGATCTCGCCGAGCGGGTCGGAGAGGCGCTGCGGGTGCGCGGGCGGCCCTCGCTCGTGGTCGGCGCCGAAGGCTTCCTGCGCCCCGCCTCACTGCGCCTGGAACACGGGCGGCGGGACGCGGAGTCGTACTACGGCGGATGGTTCGACACCGGCGCCCTGTGGCGCGAGGTCTTCGGCCCGCTGGACCCCGGCGGCAGTGGCCGCGTCCTGCCCGACCTGTGGGACCCGGCCACCGACCGGGCCACCCGCAGCCCCTATGTCCAACTCCCGCCCGGCGGCATCCTGTTGCTCCATGGCCCCCTCCTGCTGCGCCACTGGTTCCCCTTCGACCTGACCGTGCACCTCCTCCTCTCCCCGGGCGCGCTGCGCCGCCGGACCCCGGAGACCGACCACTGGACGCTCCCCGCCTTCGAGCGCTACGAGAACGAAACCGACCCCGCCGCCATGGCCGACGTCCTGGTACGCGCCGACGACCCGCGCCATCCCGCCTGGAGCGGCTGA
- a CDS encoding DUF2293 domain-containing protein → MALPSTPHSPGRLVVIQALKPKRCAACRRGPLSLLVLEDGAPRCLHCADLGHLVFLPRGDTALTRRSREESGLSVVVVRFNRRKSRYERQGVLVEEAALARAEARWLADAEARRRRRARDARHRAAEDERFAAAFAAEILRLFPACPADRARAIAGHASARGSGRVGRSAAGRALSEGAVISAVVAAVRHVDTPYDQLLMRGVSRYEARRRIAPAVESVLRAWQDAGADVG, encoded by the coding sequence ATGGCGCTTCCCTCAACTCCCCACTCCCCCGGTCGGCTTGTCGTGATCCAGGCGCTGAAGCCCAAGCGGTGTGCCGCTTGCCGACGCGGGCCGTTGTCGCTGCTCGTGCTGGAGGACGGAGCGCCGCGCTGCCTGCACTGCGCGGACCTCGGACACCTGGTGTTCCTGCCGCGCGGGGACACCGCGCTGACCCGCAGGTCCAGGGAGGAGAGCGGGCTGTCGGTCGTGGTGGTGCGGTTCAACCGGCGCAAGAGCCGTTACGAGCGGCAGGGCGTGCTCGTGGAGGAGGCGGCGCTGGCCCGGGCCGAGGCCCGCTGGCTGGCGGACGCGGAGGCACGGCGTCGGCGTCGGGCGCGGGACGCGCGGCACCGGGCGGCGGAGGACGAGCGGTTCGCGGCGGCGTTCGCGGCCGAGATCCTGCGGCTGTTTCCCGCCTGCCCGGCCGACCGGGCGCGGGCCATCGCGGGGCACGCGTCCGCGCGGGGCAGTGGGCGGGTCGGGCGCAGCGCGGCCGGGCGGGCGTTGTCGGAGGGGGCGGTGATCTCGGCGGTCGTGGCGGCCGTACGGCACGTGGACACGCCGTACGACCAGTTGCTGATGAGGGGGGTGTCACGGTACGAGGCACGGCGCCGGATCGCCCCGGCCGTGGAGAGCGTGCTGCGGGCCTGGCAGGACGCCGGGGCGGACGTGGGCTGA
- a CDS encoding DUF1772 domain-containing protein codes for MIGGPFFVLVVVGILGTGLMAGVFCAFSTFVMRGLAVLPSAQGVAAMNAINAAAVRPAFMTVFTGTAVLSAMIAVVTFVVWPDEGKLELLLGSTLYLLGSFGVTVVANVPRNAGLARLTPGAPEAAVYWPAYVREWTFWNHVRAVAAAASALLYALALT; via the coding sequence ATGATCGGTGGGCCGTTCTTCGTGCTGGTCGTGGTGGGGATTCTCGGCACCGGGCTGATGGCCGGCGTCTTCTGCGCGTTCTCGACCTTCGTGATGCGGGGGCTCGCCGTGCTGCCATCCGCGCAGGGCGTCGCGGCGATGAACGCGATCAATGCCGCCGCGGTCCGGCCCGCCTTCATGACGGTGTTCACCGGCACGGCGGTGCTGAGCGCGATGATCGCGGTGGTGACGTTCGTGGTGTGGCCTGACGAGGGGAAGCTCGAACTGCTGCTGGGCAGCACGCTGTACCTCTTGGGCTCGTTCGGGGTGACGGTGGTCGCGAACGTCCCGCGCAACGCCGGGCTGGCCCGGCTGACGCCGGGCGCCCCGGAGGCCGCCGTGTACTGGCCGGCGTACGTGCGCGAGTGGACGTTCTGGAACCACGTCCGGGCCGTCGCCGCCGCCGCGTCGGCCCTCCTCTACGCACTCGCCCTCACGTGA
- a CDS encoding glutamate synthase subunit beta, whose protein sequence is MADPKGFMTTPRQEWARRPVEERVRDWDEVYVPGALLPIISKQADRCMDCGIPFCHDACPLGNLIPEWNDLVSREDWRAASDRLHATNNFPEFTGRLCPAPCEAGCVLAINQPAVTIKNVECAIADRAWAEGFVPARPPERLSGMTVAVIGSGPTGLAAAQQLTRAGHTVAVYEKDDRIGGLMRYGIPSFKMEKRHLERRIEQMRAEGTKFRTSTAVGRDVGAVELRGRYDAVVIATGATAWRELPVSGRELKGIHQAMEYLPLANRVCEGDLEVSPLSAAGKHVVIVGGGDTGADCLGTAVREEAASVTQLDIYAQPGAERDEDTEPWPTYPKIYRLSAAHEEARDLRTAPAADADARLFAASTLRFAGDGSGRVRSLHLTEVDELRRPLPGTGRTLSADLVLLALGFSGPDQEDGLIGQLGLDLAPRGTIARDDGFATNVPGVFAAGDAARGQSLIVWAIAEGRAVAAAVDRYLMGSSRLPAPVSPRDRPMRV, encoded by the coding sequence ATGGCCGATCCCAAGGGGTTCATGACCACGCCGCGCCAGGAGTGGGCCCGGCGACCCGTCGAGGAGCGGGTGCGGGACTGGGACGAGGTGTACGTCCCCGGAGCGCTGCTGCCCATCATCAGCAAGCAGGCCGACCGGTGCATGGACTGCGGGATCCCCTTCTGCCACGACGCCTGTCCGCTGGGCAATCTGATCCCGGAGTGGAACGACCTGGTCTCGCGGGAGGACTGGCGGGCGGCGAGCGACCGGCTGCACGCGACGAACAACTTCCCCGAGTTCACCGGCCGGTTGTGTCCGGCGCCCTGTGAGGCGGGGTGTGTGCTCGCGATCAACCAGCCGGCCGTGACCATCAAGAACGTCGAGTGCGCGATCGCGGACCGGGCCTGGGCGGAAGGTTTCGTCCCGGCGCGGCCGCCGGAGCGGCTGTCGGGGATGACCGTCGCCGTCATCGGCTCCGGGCCCACCGGGCTCGCCGCGGCGCAGCAGCTCACGCGGGCCGGACACACGGTCGCCGTGTACGAGAAGGACGACCGGATCGGCGGGCTGATGCGGTACGGGATCCCCTCGTTCAAGATGGAGAAGCGGCATCTGGAGCGGCGGATCGAGCAGATGCGGGCCGAGGGCACGAAGTTCCGTACGTCGACGGCGGTCGGGCGGGACGTCGGCGCGGTGGAACTGCGGGGACGGTACGACGCGGTGGTGATCGCCACGGGAGCGACGGCGTGGCGGGAACTTCCGGTATCGGGCCGGGAGTTGAAAGGGATACACCAGGCGATGGAGTATCTGCCACTGGCGAACCGGGTGTGTGAGGGGGATCTGGAGGTTTCACCGCTGTCGGCGGCCGGCAAGCACGTGGTGATCGTGGGTGGCGGGGACACCGGGGCGGACTGTCTGGGGACCGCGGTGCGCGAGGAGGCCGCGTCCGTGACCCAGCTGGACATCTACGCGCAGCCGGGCGCCGAGCGCGACGAGGACACCGAGCCGTGGCCGACGTACCCGAAGATCTACCGGCTGTCGGCCGCGCACGAGGAGGCCCGGGACCTGCGTACGGCACCGGCGGCGGACGCGGACGCGCGGCTGTTCGCGGCGTCCACGCTCCGCTTCGCCGGGGACGGAAGCGGGCGGGTGCGGTCGCTGCACCTGACGGAGGTCGATGAGCTGCGCCGCCCGCTGCCGGGCACCGGGCGGACGCTGTCCGCCGATCTCGTGCTGCTCGCCCTCGGGTTCTCCGGGCCGGACCAGGAGGACGGGCTGATCGGACAGTTGGGGCTGGACCTCGCCCCGCGGGGCACGATCGCGCGGGACGACGGCTTCGCGACCAACGTCCCCGGGGTGTTCGCCGCCGGGGACGCGGCGCGCGGGCAGTCGCTCATCGTCTGGGCGATCGCGGAGGGGCGGGCGGTGGCGGCGGCCGTCGACCGCTATCTGATGGGGAGTTCACGGCTTCCGGCACCGGTCTCTCCGAGGGATCGGCCGATGAGGGTGTAG
- a CDS encoding DUF397 domain-containing protein → MDRIEPRGHVYNGMPARELGSEGWHRPWSGGNGGNCLEAMKLADGRVAVRQSTDPDGPALIYTADEMTAFIEGAKAGEADFLLS, encoded by the coding sequence ATGGATCGCATCGAGCCGCGCGGACACGTCTACAACGGCATGCCCGCGCGGGAGCTGGGCAGCGAGGGCTGGCACAGGCCCTGGAGCGGCGGCAACGGCGGAAACTGCCTGGAGGCCATGAAGCTGGCCGACGGCCGGGTCGCCGTACGCCAGTCCACCGACCCGGACGGCCCGGCGCTGATCTACACCGCGGACGAGATGACCGCCTTCATCGAGGGCGCCAAGGCGGGGGAGGCCGACTTCCTGCTGTCCTGA
- a CDS encoding helix-turn-helix domain-containing protein, whose translation MSEPRSAPTVGQVVLGRRLLDLRERAGLKREEAARVLHVAPATVRRMEMAEVALKIPYLQLLLKAYGVPDDEAELFVQLAEEANRPGWWQRFHDILPGWFSMYVSLEGAASLIRSYDPHFVPGLLQTEDYARGVLKSGAIGQTSPDDIERHVALRMQRQQLLSRSDAPRFWAVMDETALRRPVGGPEVMRAQIDKLLEATKLPHVTLQVAPYASGPHPGTYGPFVLFRFAMPELPDMVYSEYLTGAVYLDARAEVATHLEVMDRMAAQAATAQRTKEILRDLRKEL comes from the coding sequence GTGAGCGAACCGCGGTCCGCGCCGACAGTGGGTCAGGTGGTCCTCGGTCGGCGCCTGCTGGACCTGCGGGAACGCGCCGGACTGAAGCGCGAGGAGGCCGCGCGCGTGCTGCACGTCGCTCCCGCCACCGTCCGCCGTATGGAGATGGCCGAGGTCGCCCTCAAGATCCCGTATCTGCAGCTGCTGCTCAAGGCCTACGGCGTGCCCGACGACGAGGCCGAACTCTTCGTCCAGCTGGCCGAGGAGGCCAACAGGCCTGGCTGGTGGCAGCGTTTCCACGACATCCTGCCCGGCTGGTTCTCGATGTACGTCAGCCTGGAGGGCGCGGCCAGTCTCATCCGCTCCTACGACCCGCACTTCGTCCCCGGCCTGCTCCAGACCGAGGACTACGCGCGCGGTGTGCTCAAGTCCGGTGCCATCGGCCAGACCAGCCCGGACGACATCGAGCGGCACGTCGCGTTGCGTATGCAACGCCAGCAACTGCTCTCCCGTTCCGACGCCCCGCGCTTCTGGGCGGTGATGGACGAGACGGCCCTGCGCCGCCCGGTCGGCGGTCCGGAGGTGATGCGTGCGCAGATCGACAAGTTGCTCGAGGCCACGAAGCTGCCCCATGTGACGCTCCAGGTCGCCCCGTACGCGAGCGGGCCGCATCCGGGGACGTACGGGCCGTTCGTGCTGTTCCGATTCGCCATGCCGGAGCTGCCGGACATGGTCTACAGCGAGTACCTGACCGGCGCCGTCTACCTCGACGCGCGCGCCGAGGTGGCCACCCATCTCGAGGTCATGGACCGCATGGCGGCGCAGGCCGCTACGGCACAACGCACGAAGGAGATCCTCCGGGATCTCCGCAAGGAGCTGTGA
- a CDS encoding ATP-binding protein has product MASVIPSAPLGTDAAADRPGLGAAAGAAPQGGAARRRFRFELAAHPGSVAQARRLTHARLSGWSVCADTCDSAALVISELVTNAIVHTASSRVVCELHDHDDTVRIAVRDWGCTPGEPHPSPRRPDEEHGRGLLLVDALCQAWGAQEHGPGLLVWAELARRADAGHNTTDPYDDLDSARGNAGLYDDLGTAHDTEGLGTAAGAMGPRNDLGWGARTKPGRPDDSDEDESPEGRHPGSGRVPHQPADQPHRHGAPEPHRHVAPEPHRHRATDRPAHQPLHRAPEQRRAGERP; this is encoded by the coding sequence GTGGCAAGCGTGATTCCGTCCGCGCCCTTAGGAACAGACGCCGCCGCAGACCGTCCCGGTCTCGGCGCAGCCGCGGGAGCAGCCCCTCAGGGGGGCGCTGCCCGGCGCCGGTTCCGTTTCGAGTTGGCCGCACATCCGGGTTCCGTCGCCCAGGCGAGACGTCTGACGCATGCCCGGCTGAGCGGCTGGTCGGTGTGCGCGGACACCTGTGACAGCGCGGCGCTCGTCATATCCGAGCTCGTCACGAACGCGATCGTGCACACCGCGAGCAGTCGTGTCGTGTGCGAGCTGCACGACCACGACGACACCGTGCGCATAGCGGTACGCGACTGGGGCTGCACCCCCGGCGAACCCCACCCGTCCCCGCGTCGGCCCGACGAGGAGCACGGGAGGGGGTTGCTTCTCGTCGACGCGCTGTGCCAGGCCTGGGGCGCCCAGGAACACGGACCCGGACTGCTGGTCTGGGCCGAGCTGGCCCGCCGGGCCGACGCGGGGCACAACACGACGGATCCGTACGACGACTTGGATTCGGCTCGCGGCAACGCGGGGCTGTACGACGACCTGGGCACGGCCCACGACACCGAGGGCCTGGGCACGGCTGCCGGCGCCATGGGTCCGCGCAACGACCTGGGCTGGGGTGCCCGTACCAAGCCGGGCCGCCCTGACGACTCCGACGAGGACGAGTCGCCGGAGGGCCGGCACCCGGGTTCCGGGCGCGTCCCGCACCAGCCCGCCGATCAGCCGCACCGCCACGGAGCCCCGGAGCCGCATCGCCACGTGGCACCGGAGCCGCACCGGCACCGCGCCACGGACCGGCCCGCGCACCAGCCACTGCACCGGGCTCCCGAGCAGCGCCGCGCCGGGGAACGCCCGTGA
- a CDS encoding DUF899 domain-containing protein: MSFPEIVSREQWRAAREELLRKEEAFRRAREVLDAERRRLPMVEVDTEYVFEGGDGKATLLDLFEGRAQLVVHHFMFAPEWETGCLCCSAFLDQIGHLTHLCARNTSFAAVSRAPFTRILPFKARMGWAVPWYSSSDSDFNLSFEATVASDGGLAERPGISCFLCDGGRVFHTYSVYDDGLDGLGTLAGLLDLTALGRSPAGSEQLRLHDEYDF; encoded by the coding sequence ATGTCGTTCCCGGAGATCGTCTCGCGCGAGCAGTGGCGCGCCGCGCGTGAGGAGTTGCTGCGCAAGGAGGAGGCGTTCAGGCGGGCGCGCGAGGTCCTCGACGCGGAGCGGCGCCGGCTGCCCATGGTCGAGGTCGACACGGAGTACGTCTTCGAGGGCGGCGACGGCAAGGCCACTCTCCTGGACCTCTTCGAGGGGCGGGCCCAACTCGTCGTCCACCACTTCATGTTCGCGCCGGAGTGGGAGACCGGCTGCCTGTGCTGCTCGGCCTTCCTGGACCAGATCGGCCACCTCACCCATCTGTGTGCCCGGAACACCTCCTTCGCGGCCGTCTCCCGGGCGCCGTTCACCCGGATCCTGCCGTTCAAGGCGCGGATGGGCTGGGCGGTGCCCTGGTACTCCTCGTCCGACAGCGACTTCAACCTCAGCTTCGAGGCCACCGTGGCGTCGGACGGCGGCCTGGCCGAGCGCCCCGGCATCAGCTGCTTCCTGTGCGACGGCGGCCGCGTCTTCCACACCTACTCGGTGTACGACGACGGGCTGGACGGACTCGGCACCCTCGCCGGCCTGCTCGACCTCACCGCGCTCGGCCGCAGCCCCGCGGGCAGCGAGCAGCTCCGCCTTCACGACGAGTACGACTTCTGA
- a CDS encoding cytochrome P450 — MEPADGLIDHPYDVYRRLRDTAPVHRITGPDGTHAWLVTRYEDARAALADPRLSLDKRHASDGTYKGFSLPPALDANLLNMDPPDHTRIRRLAGRAFTPRRVQQLREPIRRTADRLLDAFGPHGTTDLIAAYAAPLPITVICDLLGVPESRRLDFRIWTDTLVAPDPARPEAARDAVAAMLGFFTDLLAAKRAEPAEDLLSDLIAVRDEDGDRLSEDELMSLSFLILFAGYENTVQLIGNAVLALLQHPDQLAALRKDPAHIPAAVEELVRYEGPALLAIRRFPVEDVTIAGVTVPAGETVLVSLSAANRDPARFPDPDRLDLSRDAAGHLALGHGIHYCLGAPLARAETEIALTALLERFPELALAEGELEWRPSLRARGLLALPVRY, encoded by the coding sequence ATGGAACCCGCGGACGGCCTCATCGACCACCCCTACGACGTCTACCGGCGCCTGCGCGACACCGCGCCCGTGCACCGCATCACCGGACCCGACGGCACGCACGCCTGGCTCGTCACCCGGTACGAGGACGCCCGGGCCGCGCTCGCCGACCCGCGGCTCTCGCTGGACAAGCGGCATGCGTCGGACGGCACCTACAAGGGGTTCTCGCTGCCGCCCGCGCTGGACGCCAACCTCCTCAACATGGACCCGCCGGACCACACCCGCATCCGGCGCCTGGCCGGCCGCGCGTTCACCCCGCGCCGCGTGCAGCAACTGCGCGAGCCCATCCGCCGTACCGCCGACCGGCTCCTGGACGCGTTCGGCCCGCACGGCACCACCGACCTGATCGCTGCCTACGCGGCTCCGCTGCCCATCACCGTCATCTGTGACCTGCTCGGCGTGCCGGAGAGCCGGCGCCTGGACTTCCGGATCTGGACGGACACCCTCGTCGCCCCGGACCCGGCACGTCCCGAGGCCGCCCGGGACGCGGTGGCCGCCATGCTCGGCTTCTTCACCGATCTCCTCGCCGCCAAGCGTGCCGAGCCCGCCGAAGACCTGCTCTCCGACCTGATCGCCGTACGCGACGAGGACGGCGACCGGCTCAGCGAGGACGAGCTGATGTCCTTGTCCTTCCTCATCCTCTTCGCCGGCTACGAGAACACAGTCCAGCTCATCGGCAACGCCGTCCTCGCCCTCCTCCAGCATCCCGACCAGCTCGCCGCCCTGCGCAAGGATCCGGCCCACATCCCCGCCGCCGTGGAGGAGCTGGTCCGTTACGAGGGGCCCGCGCTGCTCGCCATCCGCCGGTTCCCGGTCGAGGACGTGACCATCGCCGGTGTCACCGTCCCTGCCGGGGAGACGGTCCTGGTGTCCCTGTCCGCCGCCAACCGCGATCCCGCCCGTTTCCCCGACCCCGACCGTCTCGACCTCTCCCGCGACGCCGCCGGACATCTCGCCCTCGGCCACGGCATCCACTACTGCCTCGGCGCGCCCCTGGCCCGCGCGGAGACGGAGATCGCCCTGACGGCCCTGCTGGAGCGGTTCCCTGAACTGGCCCTGGCTGAAGGCGAGTTGGAGTGGCGTCCGTCCCTGCGGGCGCGCGGACTGCTGGCCCTGCCGGTGAGGTACTGA
- a CDS encoding amidohydrolase has product MRASPADLVITGCTVLVHDEEERIGFRPDAAIVVRDRVIEAVTTAAEVRELPAVERIEAHGQVAMPGLINCHTHAPMTLLRGLAEDLPIEEWFNGVVWPVESNLTGDDVESGARLACAEMIRGGVTCFADHYFHMDKVAAVVAECGLRAHLGEAYFSSQGPEGRERSAEFALRHRGSADGRITTALAPHAPYTVTDADLAATAELARTHGLPVHLHAAENRDQTDASLARHGLTPIEVLDRTGLLDTDLLIAHGTGIIERDLPLLARTGGRTAVATAPRGYLRFAWPATTPVRALRAAGVPVGLATDGAASNNCLDVWESMTLTALIQKATESDPRWLTSRQALHHATLQSARAVGLGGSVGSIAPGRRADIILVDLTGPHTQPVHDLAATLVHSARASDVRTTVVDGRILMRDRHLLTLDLPAVVGELGRRLPALTDRGHGRRIQEYDT; this is encoded by the coding sequence ATGCGTGCCTCTCCCGCCGACCTCGTCATCACCGGCTGCACCGTGCTCGTCCATGACGAGGAGGAGCGCATCGGGTTCCGTCCGGACGCGGCGATCGTCGTACGCGACCGGGTCATCGAGGCGGTGACGACGGCTGCCGAGGTGCGGGAGCTGCCGGCCGTGGAGCGGATCGAGGCGCACGGGCAGGTCGCCATGCCGGGGCTGATCAACTGCCACACGCACGCACCGATGACGCTGCTGCGCGGCCTCGCCGAGGATCTGCCCATCGAGGAGTGGTTCAACGGCGTCGTCTGGCCCGTCGAGTCCAACCTCACCGGCGACGACGTGGAGTCGGGCGCCCGGCTCGCCTGCGCCGAGATGATCCGGGGCGGCGTGACCTGCTTCGCCGACCACTACTTCCACATGGACAAGGTCGCCGCCGTCGTCGCCGAGTGCGGGCTGCGCGCCCACCTCGGCGAGGCCTACTTCTCCAGCCAGGGCCCCGAAGGGCGGGAGCGTTCGGCCGAGTTCGCGCTCCGGCACCGCGGCAGCGCCGACGGCCGTATCACCACCGCCCTCGCCCCGCACGCCCCTTACACCGTCACCGACGCCGACCTGGCCGCCACCGCCGAACTCGCCCGCACACACGGCCTGCCCGTCCACCTGCACGCCGCCGAGAACCGCGACCAGACCGACGCCAGCCTCGCCCGGCACGGCCTCACCCCCATCGAGGTCCTGGACCGCACCGGACTGCTCGACACCGACCTGCTCATCGCGCACGGCACCGGCATCATCGAGCGCGACCTCCCGTTGCTGGCCAGGACCGGGGGTCGTACGGCCGTGGCGACCGCGCCCCGCGGCTACCTCAGGTTCGCCTGGCCGGCCACCACTCCGGTACGGGCCCTGCGCGCGGCCGGTGTCCCTGTCGGCCTCGCCACGGACGGCGCCGCCTCCAACAACTGCCTGGACGTGTGGGAGTCGATGACGCTGACCGCCCTGATCCAGAAGGCAACCGAAAGCGACCCGCGCTGGCTGACCTCTCGTCAGGCCCTGCACCACGCCACCCTGCAGAGCGCCCGCGCGGTCGGCCTCGGCGGCAGTGTCGGCAGCATCGCGCCCGGCCGGCGCGCAGACATCATCTTGGTCGACCTGACAGGCCCGCACACCCAGCCCGTCCACGACCTCGCCGCCACCCTCGTGCACAGCGCCCGCGCGTCGGACGTCCGCACGACCGTCGTCGACGGCCGGATCCTGATGCGCGACCGCCACCTGCTCACCCTCGACCTCCCGGCCGTCGTGGGCGAGTTGGGGCGCCGTCTGCCTGCGCTGACCGACCGGGGCCATGGGCGGCGCATCCAGGAGTACGACACCTGA